A single genomic interval of Coccidioides posadasii str. Silveira chromosome 1, complete sequence harbors:
- a CDS encoding uncharacterized protein (EggNog:ENOG410PH81~COG:U~BUSCO:20at33183) — protein MLEGLVANLLNRFLGMYVKNFDAGQLNVGIWSGDVKLRNLELRREALDQLHLPLNVVEGHLGELTLSIPWSNLRGKPVKIEIEDVFLLAAPKEDSSYDPEEEKRREHEIKMEKLESAELLRDQHSESMSKEEQMKNQSFMQSLVTAIIDNIQVVIKNVHFRYEDSIAVPGHPFALGLTLKELSAVSTDSEWRPTFIQSASETSHKLAVLGALAVYWNTDAELFSSGRSGGGESHTVSHEELVEKFRQAIDSRDNGQYILKPVSGKAGLELDKTLSTDRPRAKARLIFDELGFVLDDYQYRDALMLVDLFHYFIRHREYKRLQPKCRPTEDPRAWFRFAGNAVLTKIHERNRRWTWEYIKERRDDRIRYIELFKKQKRNIALSTEEEADLKRLEGKSTYEDLKFWRSLGRHQLRKENIIAPKQPKPQSWSEWIWGSKKEETEDENAMTEEQRKELYDAIDWDEKRAISQSIDVPRESVKLLIESSLRAGSFTLNRNRNGKTDEVLKLVFDNFKAKALQRHDSFLAQINLGGLRLFDSTTEGTLFPQIIGVKDAAARGEADSPDLESLGSEAEAEEIEDSLFYLQFETNPLDGSADSALTMKLKSIEVIYNPRVLVEVVNFFRPPERHMESIGALLETAGATVEEIRQQTRAGLEFALEEHKTINAQLDIQAPVIIIPESITAESSTCLILDAGNVCVRSELVDKETIKMVQGKHGADYSDQDYEQLQNLMYDRFLLKLHSTQVLIGPGIEATKSQLVPGAESRNFHIMDRINIDFVLELCIVPKSTDLTRTRLSGRLPELHASMSDTKYKHLMKLIDIAIPHFDDDSEADSSDEKIKTISEVPDTRVRSSSVQLTSKEVPIVEQDSESDVDDTGDKTVQKPAKRPVNNHQRMFEFKFTVDRLRGSLYRTDLRDETKDTLLVELVAEHFQLDYYLRPYDMVAEIVLKSLVVDDHIEQDAPPEFKQIISSKGFNATEGKDLFQLKFIRVNPQSPEFLKVYEGTEMNLDLSISTINLIVTRKTLLTLLDFILITFTNPEQRNQAPISDQKAIERSEGGARVEPGPGRIRINSRLESIALIFNEDGVRLATLSLNTADVGIFVAGESLTVKGRMGSLTMFDDIGETTTRLLSIEGDDFADFRYQTFDPNQADYPGYSSEVVLRSGSIKINFIEEPYRRIINFLVKFGKMQAIFNAARQAAANQASQIQETASLMRFDIVVMTPILVFPRITENDRPRDFVTAHLGEIYANNKFEKLTEGDASANLNCVSAGIRHIRLTSNFYYSDEHSEELEMIEKVDLDFNIQYLVHQANISRPDIKVEGLMSPINLRISQMQLKLLTELSRTIPAALTPDQDQQEQEAAEALPGLTGGEAQSDEPLSESKESQSVSNLAPEIRPEPDTWVQLDFAFKVDTLGLELILAKENEPVGSLDDASLSKFFLSNTNVKLQMLSDGSLETELLIHSFNVRDSRKNETNRYRKIMSLINTDVQQQFMASLSMTGGAERKIIAMLTIDSPRVIFALDYLFALQSFVSAAFPPESEPVDELSEYSDEESQDVLSSDDVAVSGEDVLSNTTEVKAEDTPIPIAFRVNIVDAQAILVANPTISNSEAIVLGTKQVLYSQQNASTLQISKIGMFLCRMDKFETSRLRILDDFTLELSMDIRSKGRGCTMTRIDVHVDPLILRLSPRDIVLALQIMNKVSEMNTSPSTTDTKDKKPTSKDASHARRRSRGQSFSAGQVALCPNTAPKPAVQQSAIMKKEEMSVQIDGVRVILIGDLHMLPLVDWRVKQFNVDVRDWSGNMSADTTMDTLINVYNFSKSAWEPLIEPWQLGFHMSKEIAPDVLSVEAYSHKTMELTVTSATIALVNKTLQSVSTTEDVLSKPRGADAPYRIRNHTGFDLQVWADLGNGEEGPAALLSDGEERPWRFEDPTTMRESLAPEGSVGMVGVKLEGSGFDSINRIPLIREGETLYNLKPKQDRVLHRLLVEISLGSDYVKYITFRSPLLVENKTQIPLEVGVFSPEEGHLLKVEKILPGDSRPAPIGAAYMRSLLVRPDQGFGYDWSTESLFWRDLLKLPTKSLKCNSESGQQAPPFYFRMHATFDKNDPIHNVYPYMRIRLSAPLEIQNLLPYDFKYRIYDRNTRKDWTNFLRKGGTSPVHVVELSHLLLLSIDMEDTEFRQCEFAIINGTPQDDFRKEHTLSIQDDKGVELKLGLHYFAIPDSGGSFKVSVYSPYLILNRTGLDINIQGKSMFQSTRTSAGRAIRTDSSSGVRKAVPYMYSYATNDRKNRSIIKVEGSSWSKPQSLEAIGSTFEVLFPSASGKTEYHAGVSVEEGTGKYKITKVVTIAPRFILNNKLGEDLVAREPGSSNVLRLKSGDLVPLHFLRQNAEKQLCLCFPGVNNQWASPFNISDLGTVYVKLAKASQRQRLLRIEILMEAATIFLHISMETRHWPFSMRNESDCEFLFYQANPNVAEDEEDRSSGWRPIRYRLPPRSIMPYAWDYPASKNKTLVLVCRGKERYIKLTEIGNLIPMRVPPSQEDVQPKIIDLRIEAEGPAQILVLSNYRPSRSIYRQQKPTASQSSISTGFEVKHVNTDVTFKAQLRLSGIGISLINKKLKELVYVTFRDIEVNFSESKLYQTVGTTIKWIQIDNQLYGGIFPILLYPSVVPKTGREMEAHPIFNARITRVKDDSYGVLYIKYASVLLQQMTLELDEDFIFAMLDFVKVQDTLLMDDHQTQFGEELGFPEPKGEDQGTGVYFELLHIQPMQLDLSFVRTERVNVEDTVESSNPLMFFVNVMTMSIGNVNDAPVRLNALILENARISLPTLVTNITNHYTQDFLRQVHIVLGSADFLGNPVGLFNTVSSGVADIFYEPYQGLVADRPNELGLGIAKGATSFVKKSVFGLSDSLTKFTGSVSKGLAAATLDKEFQDQRRMSKARNRPKHALYGITAGGSAFASSMASGIGGLARHPLEGAEKEGFPGFMKGVAKGVWGLATKPAIGAFDLASNLAEGVRNTTTVFDPEGLDRVRLTRFIAMDGIVRPYSQREALGQFWLKTTDDGKYFNEDYIAHLEFTGKDMLVLLTYNRIMLVRSKKLATEWDIKLTDIQKISKERTGMSITLKGGANGPFIPVQEESSRNWLYKQIAIAVNAFNEKYLAKG, from the exons AGCGCAGTGAGCACTGATTCCGAATGGAGACCTACCTTTATCCAGTCAGCCTCTGAAACAAGCCATAAACTGGCTGTTTTGGGTGCTTTGGCTGTCTACTGGAATACGGATGCGGAGTTATTTAGCTCTGGAAGGAGCGGCGGCGGTGAATCACATACTGTGTCTCACGAAGAGTTAGTCGAGAAATTCCGCCAGGCAATCGACTCCCGCGATAATGGCCAGTATATATTAAAACCAGTTAGCGGGAAAGCAGGACTCGAATTAGATAAGACTTTAAGTACCGATCGGCCAAGGGCGAAGGCGAGATTGATATTTGATGAACTTGGTTTTGTCTTAGACGATTACCAATATCGTGATGCGTTAATGCTTGTTGACCTCTTTCACTATTTCATTCGCCATCGAGAATACAAAAGACTTCAGCCGAAATGTCGCCCGACGGAGGACCCTCGTGCATGGTTCAGATTCGCAGGGAATGCCGTCCTTACCAAAATCCATGAGAGAAACAGGCGGTGGACATGGGAGTATATCAAAGAGCGAAGGGATGACCGTATACGATACATCGAATTGTTTAAGAAACAGAAAAGGAATATAGCTCTTTCCACGGAGGAAGAGGCTGATTTAAAACGATTGGAAGGAAAGTCAACATATGAGGATCTGAAGTTCTGGCGTTCTCTGGGAAGGCATCAGCTCAGAAAAGAGAATATTATCGCTCCGAAACAGCCGAAGCCTCAGTCATGGTCCGAATGGATCTGGGGCTCTAAGAAGGAAGAAACTGAGGATGAAAACGCGATGACTGAAGAACAGCGAAAAGAGCTATATGATGCGATTGACTGGGACGAGAAACGTGCGATCAGTCAATCCATCGATGTCCCTCGGGAGTCTGTGAAACTCTTAATCGAGTCTAGCCTCAGGGCTGGTAGCTTTACTTTGAATCGAAACCGCAATGGGAAAACTGATGAGGTCCTAAAGCTGGTCTTTGATAATTTTAAGGCCAAGGCATTACAGAGGCATGATTCCTTCCTCGCACAAATCAACCTCGGGGGTTTACGATTATTCGATAGCACCACTGAGGGTACTCTTTTCCCCCAGATAATTGGAGTAAAGGATGCTGCTGCTCGTGGCGAGGCCGACTCCCCTGATCTTGAAAGTCTTGGGTCCGAAGCGGAAGCGGAAGAGATCGAAGATAGCCTGTTCTACTTACAATTCGAAACAAATCCCCTTGACGGATCTGCAGATTCCGCTCTCACGATGAAGCTCAAGAGCATTGAAGTTATTTATAATCCTCGGGTACTAGTTGAAGTTGTGAATTTCTTCCGTCCCCCTGAGCGCCACATGGAGTCGATTGGTGCGCTTCTGGAAACTGCTGGAGCGACGGTCGAGGAAATTCGTCAACAAACTCGAGCAGGCCTGGAATTTGCACTAGAAGAGCACAAAACCATCAACGCTCAGCTTGACATTCAAGCGCCAGTAATCATTATTCCTGAGAGCATTACAGCCGAAAGCTCTACTTGCTTAATTCTCGACGCCGGTAACGTTTGTGTCCGGAGCGAACTTGTCGACAAGGAGACAATTAAAATGGTTCAAGGGAAACATGGGGCAGACTACAGTGACCAGGATTACGAGCAGCTTCAAAATCTGATGTACGATAGATTCCTGCTCAAACTCCATTCGACCCAGGTATTGATCGGCCCTGGGATCGAAGCGACTAAATCGCAGCTCGTTCCTGGCGCCGAGTCACGAAACTTTCACATCATGGATAGGATCAACATCGATTTTGTGCTTGAACTATGCATTGTGCCCAAGTCGACGGACCTTACCAGAACCCGTCTTTCAGGTCGATTGCCAGAGCTGCATGCCTCGATGTCAGACACGAAGTATAAGCACCTAATGAAGTTAATTGATATCGCAATTCCACATTTCGATGATGACAGCGAGGCGGATAGCAGTGATGAAAAGATTAAGACCATTTCTGAGGTTCCGGATACACGTGTCAGGTCGTCTTCAGTGCAGCTGACAAGCAAAGAAGTTCCGATCGTGGAGCAAGATTCCGAATCAGATGTTGATGATACGGGAGACAAGACGGTTCAGAAACCAGCGAAACGACCTGTTAATAATCACCAGCGTATGTTCGAGTTCAAATTTACCGTGGATCGACTCAGGGGCTCTCTTTATCGAACCGATCTTAGAGACGAGACGAAAGATACGCTGTTAGTTGAGCTAGTAGCTGAACACTTTCAATTGGATTATTACCTTCGGCCTTATGATATGGTGGCGGAGATCGTGCTGAAGTCCCTTGTTGTGGACGACCATATCGAGCAGGATGCACCGCCCGAGTTCAAGCAGATCATATCCTCGAAAGGATTCAATGCCACAGAAGGAAAAGATTTGTTCCAGCTTAAGTTTATACGAGTCAACCCGCAATCTCCAGAGTTTTTGAAGGTCTATGAAGGCACTGAAATGAACCTAGATCTTTCTATTTCCACAATCAACCTGATTGTGACCAGAAAGACTCTCTTGACACTGCTTGATTTTATATTAATAACATTTACGAACCCAGAGCAACGAAATCAGGCTCCGATCTCTGACCAAAAAGCAATAGAACGAAGCGAAGGAGGTGCTCGGGTAGAACCTGGTCCAGGCAGAATACGAATTAATTCTCGATTGGAGAGTATAGCCCTGATATTTAATGAAGATGGCGTCCGCCTTGCAACATTGAGTTTGAATACGGCTGACGTTGGAATATTTGttgctggtgaatctctcaCCGTCAAAGGTAGAATGGGCAGCCTTACCATGTTCGACGACATCGGTGAAACCACCACCCGTCTTTTGAGTATAGAAGGCGATGACTTTGCCGATTTTCGCTATCAAACGTTCGATCCTAATCAAGCAGATTATCCTGGCTATAGCTCTGAGGTGGTGCTCCGATCGGGCTCCATCAAAATCAATTTCATCGAGGAGCCCTATCGAAGGATAATTAATTTCCTCGTGAAGTTTGGAAAGATGCAAGCCATTTTCAATGCTGCCCGCCAGGCTGCAGCAAATCAAGCGAGTCAAATACAAGAGACTGCGTCGTTGATGCGTTTTGATATTGTTGTGATGACACCTATTCTGGTGTTCCCGCGGATTACCGAAAATGATCGTCCTAGAGACTTCGTCACAGCACATTTAGGGGAAATATATGCCAACAACAAATTCGAGAAACTGACTGAAGGAGATGCATCAGCCAACCTCAACTGTGTTTCTGCGGGTATCAGACACATCCGCCTAACTTCTAATTTCTATTACTCAGATGAACACTCTGAGGAACTGGAGATGATCGAGAAAGTTGATCTAGACTTCAATATTCAATATTTGGTTCATCAGGCGAATATCTCTCGCCCAGATATAAAGGTCGAAGGCTTAATGTCGCCTATTAATTTGAGGATATCCCAGATGCAACTGAAACTCCTGACTGAGCTCTCAAGGACTATTCCTGCAGCATTAACCCCAGACCAAGATCAACaagagcaagaagcagcGGAGGCACTTCCGGGCCTCACAGGTGGTGAAGCACAGTCGGATGAGCCTCTGTCTGAATCGAAAGAATCTCAGAGTGTGTCAAACTTGGCCCCGGAAATCAGGCCAGAGCCGGATACCTGGGTACAACTTGATTTTGCGTTCAAAGTGGATACTCTTGGCCTAGAATTGATATTGGCTAAAGAGAACGAGCCTGTAGGTTCACTCGACGATGCCAGCCTTTCAAAATTCTTCCTCAGCAATACCAATGTCAAGCTTCAGATGTTGAGCGACGGATCTCTTGAGACCGAATTGTTAATCCACTCGTTTAACGTGCGGGATAGTCGCAAGAACGAGACCAATCGGTACCGCAAGATCATGTCCTTGATTAACACAGATGTGCAACAGCAGTTCATGGCCAGCTTGTCAATGACCGGCGGTGCGGAGCGAAAGATCATAGCAATGCTAACCATTGACAGCCCGAGGGTTATCTTTGCTCTGGATTACCTCTTCGCCCTGCAATCGTTCGTCTCTGCAGCTTTTCCACCCGAGTCAGAACCCGTTGATGAACTTTCAGAGTACTCTGACGAAGAATCCCAGGACGTACTTAGCTCTGACGATGTTGCAGTCAGTGGAGAGGATGTGTTATCGAATACCACTGAAGTTAAAGCGGAGGATACGCCGATACCGATAGCCTTTCGGGTGAATATTGTGGATGCCCAGGCGATCTTGGTGGCAAATCCCACAATCTCGAACTCCGAAGCCATAGTTTTGGGCACGAAACAAGTGCTCTACTCTCAACAAAATGCGTCTACTTTACAAATATCAAAGATTGGAATGTTCCTATGCCGAATGGACAAATTCGAGACGAGTAGACTCAGAATACTTGATGACTTCACGTTGGAACTATCAATGGATATTCGATCGAAAGGACGCGGGTGTACAATGACGAGGATCGATGTTCATGTTGACCCATTGATTCTTCGCCTGTCGCCTCGAGATATCGTTCTTGCCCTCCAGATCATGAACAAAGTTTCTGAGATGAACACTTCACCGTCAACGACTGATACTAAGGATAAAAAGCCAACATCTAAAGATGCCTCTCATGCTAGGAGGAGATCAAGGGGTCAATCTTTCAGTGCCGGCCAAGTTGCATTATGCCCAAATACTGCACCCAAGCCAGCCGTGCAACAGTCAGCGATCATGAAGAAGGAGGAAATGTCTGTTCAGATTGATGGTGTGCGAGTGATACTCATTGGTGATTTGCATATGCTCCCACTTGTTGACTGGAGGGTAAAACAGTTTAATGTAGATGTTCGCGACTGGTCCGGAAACATGAGTGCGGATACTACAATGGATACCCTTATCAATGTCTACAATTTCTCGAAATCTGCCTGGGAACCGTTGATTGAGCCATGGCAACTAGGATTCCATATGTCAAAGGAGATAGCTCCGGATGTCCTATCAGTTGAAGCATATTCGCACAAAACTATGGAGCTTACTGTGACATCTGCTACTATCGCATTGGTGAACAAAACCCTTCAGTCCGTATCCACTACCGAGGACGTCCTTTCAAAACCAAGGGGGGCAGACGCGCCTTATAGAATTCGAAATCATACCGGATTTGACCTTCAGGTATGGGCAGACCTCGGAAACGGTGAAGAGGGTCCAGCTGCGCTCCTGAGCGATGGTGAAGAACGGCCCTGGAGATTCGAAGATCCTACCACCATGCGTGAGAGCCTGGCTCCAGAGGGCAGTGTTGGTATGGTTGGAGTTAAATTGGAAGGTAGTGGATTTGACAGCATTAACCGCATTCCTCTCATCCGCGAAGGGGAGACGCTATATAACCTGAAACCGAAGCAAGATAGGGTTTTGCACCGATTACTAGTGGAAATCAGTCTTGGATCTGACTACGTTAAATATATAACCTTCCGGTCTCCACTTCTGGTCGAAAACAAGACACAAATACCTCTAGAAGTTGGCGTATTCAGTCCGGAAGAAGGACATCTGTTGAAGGTAGAAAAGATCCTTCCTGGAGATAGTCGACCAGCTCCTATTGGTGCGGCATATATGCGTTCACTTCTCGTTCGACCAGATCAGGGCTTTGGCTACGACTGGTCAACAGAAAGCCTGTTTTGGAGGGATCTTTTGAAACTTCCTACGAAGTCTCTCAAGTGCAACAGCGAGAGTGGGCAGCAAGCCCCTCCATTCTATTTTAGGATGCATGCCACGTTTGACAAGAATGATCCGATTCACAATGTATACCCTTATATGCGCATTCGACTTTCGGCCCCGCTTgaaatccagaatctcctTCCATACGACTTCAAGTATCGCATATACGACAGGAATACACGTAAAGATTGGACAAACTTCCTTCGGAAGGGAGGAACTAGTCCTGTCCACGTGGTTGAGCTGTCTCACCTACTGCTTCTCAGTATAGACATGGAAGATACGGAATTCCGGCAATGCGAATTCGCAATTATAAATGGAACTCCTCAGGATGATTTTCGTAAGGAGCACACTCTGTCCATCCAAGACGACAAAGGAGTTGAACTCAAACTGGGGCTCCATTACTTTGCAATTCCAGATAGCGGCGGGTCGTTCAAAGTATCCGTTTACAGCCCTTATCTTATTCTAAATAGGACGGGTTTGGATATAAACATCCAGGGCAAGAGTATGTTCCAATCTACCAGGACATCAGCGGGCCGTGCAATTAGAACGGACTCATCTAGCGGTGTTCGAAAAGCCGTTCCGTATATGTACTCATATGCTACGAATGACCGCAAAAATCGATCCATTATCAAAGTTGAAGGCTCATCGTGGAGCAAGCCTCAAAGTTTAGAGGCGATTGGAAGTACCTTTGAAGTACTGTTCCCCTCCGCAAGCGGTAAAACGGAATATCATGCTGGAGTGTCTGTCGAAGAAGGCACCGGCAAATATAAAATCACGAAGGTTGTGACAATCGCTCCCCGCTTCATTCTTAACAACAAGCTAGGCGAAGATCTTGTTGCTCGCGAGCCGGGGTCCTCCAATGTTCTTAGGTTAAAGTCTGGCGACCTTGTTCCGCTGCATTTCCTTCGGCAAAATGCTGAGAAGCAGTTGTGTCTGTGTTTCCCTGGTGTGAACAACCAATGGGCGTCTCCGTTTAATATCTCCGATCTGGGAACTGTATATGTGAAGCTTGCCAAGGCAAGCCAACGCCAGAGGCTCCTGaggatagagattctcatGGAGGCAGCGACGATATTTTTGCATATAAGTATGGAGACTCGGCATTGGCCATTTTCAATGCGTAATGAGAGTGACTGCGAATTCCTATTTTATCAAGCT AACCCAAATGTGGcggaagacgaagaagaccGAAGTAGTGGTTGGAGGCCCATTCGTTATCGGCTTCCCCCACGAAGCATTATGCCATATGCTTGGGACTATCCAGCTTCTAAGAATAAAACACTGGTCCTCGTTTGCCGCGGAAAGGAAAGATATATCAAGCTTACTGAGATTGGTAACTTGATACCCATGAGAGTTCCACCGTCCCAAGAGGACGTCCAGCCGAAGATCATCGACCTGCGAATCGAAGCTGAAGGTCCGGCACAGATACTTGTGCTGTCAAATTACAGACCATCCAGGAGTATTTACCGTCAACAAAAGCCAACAGCTTCGCAAAGCAGCATCTCCACGGGATTCGAAGTCAAGCATGTCAATACAGATGTCACTTTTAAGGCTCAGCTACGATTAAGCGGAATAGGAATTTCATTAATCAACAAAAAGCTTAAGGAGCTCGTCTATGTCACATTCCGCGATATCGAAGTTAACTTCAGTGAATCGAAGCTTTATCAAACTGTTGGCACTACAATCAAATGGATTCAAATTGATAATCAGCTTTACGGTGGCATATTCCCGATTCTACTTTATCCAAGTGTCGTTCCGAAAACCGGGAGAGAAATGGAGGCCCATCCAATTTTCAACGCGAGAATTACTCGTGTAAAGGATGATTCTTATGGAGTGCTTTATATCAAGTATGCCTCCGTCCTCTTACAGCAGATGACTTTGGAGCTCGATGAAGACTTCATCTTTGCCATGCTTGATTTTGTGAAGGTCCAGGATACACTATTGATGGACGACCACCAAACGCAGTTCGGTGAGGAACTCGGGTTTCCAGAGCCTAAAGGAGAAGACCAAGGCACGGGTGTCTACTTCGAATTACTCCACATACAACCAATGCAGTTAGATCTGTCATTCGTGCGTACCGAGCGTGTCAATGTGGAAGACACAGTCGAGTCTTCCAACCCGTTAATGTTCTTTGTCAACGTGATGACTATGTCCATCGGCAATGTTAACGATGCTCCAGTTCGATTAAATGCGCTGATCCTGGAGAATGCCAGGATATCTCTCCCTACCCTCGTGACAAATATCACCAATCATTATACTCAAGACTTCCTGAGACAAGTACATATTGTACTGGGTTCCGCCGATTTCTTGGGTAACCCTGTTGGTTTGTTCAATACAGTTAGCTCTGGCGttgcagatatattctaCGAACCATACCAGGGGCTAGTAGCTGATCGACCAAATGAGCTTGGCCTAGGCATCGCTAAGGGTGCTACGTCGTTTGTTAAGAAGTCTGTATTTGGGCTATCTGACAGTCTTACCAAGTTCACTGGAAGCGTTTCAAAAGGTCTTGCCGCTGCAACGTTGGATAAGGAGTTCCAAGATCAAAGGCGAATGTCAAAAGCTCGAAACAGGCCCAAACATGCCCTTTATGGTATTACGGCTGGTGGAAGTGCATTCGCTTCGAGCATGGCTAGTGGTATTGGAGGCTTAGCCCGCCATCCACTAGAAGGTGCCGAGAAAGAAGGATTCCCTGGCTTTATGAAAGGTGTTGCAAAAGGAGTGTGGGGTCTGGCAACGAAGCCAGCAATTGGCGCATTTGACCTTGCTTCCA ATCTCGCTGAAGGTGTTCGAAACACGACTACTGTCTTCGACCCTGAAGGCCTGGATCGTGTCCGTCTTACTCGATTCATTGCCATGGATGGCATTGTCCGGCCATATTCTCAGCGAGAAGCTCTTGGGCAATTCTGGCTCAAAACTACGGACGACGGCAAATACTTTAACGAAGATTACATTGCACACCTGGAATTCACTGGAAAGGATATGCTGGTTCTGCTAACCTACAACCGCATCATGCTCGTCAGATCGAAGAAATTAGCGACTGAATGGGACATCAAGTTAACCGACATCCAGAAAATTTCGAAAGAAAGAACGGGAATGAGCATTACCTTGAAGGGTGGAGCTAACGGTCCGTTTATACCCGTACAGGAAGAGAGTTCAAGGAATTGGCTGTATAAACAAATCGCCATTG CTGTCAATGCTTTTAATGAAAAATATCTTGCAAAAGGTTAA